Part of the Helicobacter bilis genome is shown below.
AACACCTTTCCTATCGCCTTGATATTTTATTGCCCAATACGATTAAAAAGGCAGATATACAAGAAGATTCTGTCATAAAGCCTTTGAAAGAAAATTTTGATTACTATTTCTTATTGTTAGAACAAAATATCAATACACTTTTTCATAATAAAATAAATCTTTTTAATACCCAATTAGAGCGACTTGAACATATCTTAGAATCTTGCTTTATCCACTATTTTGAAGAATATAAAGAACAAGAGAAAGAAGACTTTGATACACTCATTTCAATGCTTGTATATGGAGGGAATAAATGAGCTTATTAAAGCAATTTATACAAGAATATGATGATTTATATGATAAGAATCTTAGCAAGGAGGGCACAGGCGATATATTGCAAGAAATAAAACAAGCAGAAAAAATCATTAATATGCCAAAATTGCACCCCACACAAGAGATAAAGCAGTGCTACAAACAGCTAAAAGAACAATATAAAAGCCCTTTGACAATGCAGCTTGTGGGCGATTGCCATCTTAGTATGATTGCCTTTTTAAATGTGCTTTTTAAAGATTCTCTTATACCTTTAAACAACTCTTTAGCACAGAAAAAATTTATCATTCGTTTTTCTCAAGTCTCATTTGCAAGGGCATATTACAAACAAAATAGTGTTAATGTGAATCTACACACGCTTGATTGTTCTTCTAGTAATTTAGAATCTATTGAGTATTTTGAAGTCTTTGTGAATGTAGATTTATTGCAAGAATGCGCGATTATAAAAGAGAGTGATTTTAGCAGTAAAAAAACGCTTAATGCAATAAAAGATTCTGATTGCATTCTATGGGTATTAAATAAGCCAGAAAAACTCAAAAAAGAAGAGTTATTAAAAATCATCAAGAAAAAGCCAAGTATAGCTATAATCGCCTATGATAAAAAAGAGAAAGAAGAGCATGAAATATTAGAGCAAGTATCCACACATAGAAAACAACTTATCTCTCAATACAATTTGCAATCTATCCATGACTTGCATTTATGGAATCTACTTGAGTTTTACAGGCTTGATGAGAAGTTTGCGTTATGTAAAATTCTTAATAATCTCGCCAAACAGCAACTATCAGGCAAGATAAAAACACCAGAAAATATCCTATCCGCACTCGACCAAACAAAGATTCTAATAGAAACTTTTTACGCCCAAAAAGACACGCTAAAGCAAGATTCAGCACAAAATACAATCATGCAAGATATTCTAGAGAACATACAAGCAGTCTTGCAAAGGGCAAAGCTAAAAAGGGGAAATGCTATCCTTAAAATAGCACTTGAAAAAAATAAAAATATAGATAAGCATTACAAAATCATTTTTCAGCATTATAAAAAGCTGGATTTAGCCTATCATAAGGCAAGTAAGCACTTTATCACTAGGCTAAATAAGCTTATTAATGATTATAATTATGAAATTTTTGTTAGCATTGCAAAGGGCTTAAAAAGGTATTTAGACAGCATTGTAGAAAGTGTGTTAGATAACTTAGAAACAATTAAGATAAAGACTAGACCAAATCAACCAAAATTCCTTGATATATTGACGAATCGCCGCATTGTATATGAGAGCTTTCAACTCAACAAAGATGAACTACTAAGAGAAATAAAAGATTCTAAAAGCCTTTTAGCAAGAAAACATAAAAATTTATTACAAAAGCTTATGCGACTTGATTCCTATATCAAGCAAAGTATGCGAGATATTATGCAAAACTTTGAGCGAGTATTACAAGAATGGGTAGAGGAATCTCATCATATTATCCTGCAAAAAAAGCCAAACTATATTAGCACGGATAGCTATATAAATCTTGAAGAATTCCAGCTAAAAATTTTCCAAGATTTTACGCAGCAATATAAAGCCATGATAGATGATTCTCTGTTAAAAATGCACACAGATATTACAACTATAAGTGTATGGGTAGAAGCCACAAAAACCATATTGCTTGAATGCTTAATATTGCGTATAGACCAGAAGTTTCACGCAGACAAAGCCTTAGTAAAACAAGATAATAAGATACATGCAACCCCACTTGATAAAGTATTTTTACAAGATTGCATTTTAGAGTTTTTACCTGAAAAAATTGAGCAAATTTTTTGTTCCCTGCCTATCTCACACACAATTTTTGATTCTATCCCAAAACAACTTTCACAAATCACAAAAGAAAATGAAAAAACTATCCGCAACAAAATAAGAGAAATCATGGACTTGCGTCAAACACTTAAAAACGGCACAAAGATTTTAGAAAACGCCATTGAGAATGGAAGCGAGATAAGCGTAAATAATGAATAATTAGGGACTATGTGGAAGATTTTTGGAGGGTTTTAGAATCCTGATAGATCTAATTTCCTGTTCTAAGTCTAAAATTATATTAAACTTGCAGCCCGAACACGCTAATCACCCCCCCCCCCTCCATTAAATACACATTCTTTTACAATAAATTTCTACTTGAAAATGTAACCTGCATTGTAACATCTATGGCAAAGAATCTAAAACAGCCACAACATAAACATTATTTCAAGTCAAACTTATAAATCAATTTACCCCACTCCCCCTAAAACACAACCCTACCACCAATATTAAATCCTAAGCCAAAGTTTTTATCAAATACACTGCTTTGTAAGCTCAAACTTCCATTTAAATACCATCTACCAAAGCTATATTCTCCACCACCTGTAAGGAATACATAAGACTTATAGCCTTGAGCTTTATATCTCATATTAAAGTTATTTACAGAATCACCTATATTGCCTATACTTGTAGTTGTAGTCCCACTAGAATCTACATTATTTTGTAAAATGATTGCATCTTGTTTTAATTGTGCGACTATAAAGATATAGCTTTGATTTGCAAAGTATTTACGACCATCTATGCCTATATTTACACTTATAGTTTGTCTTATATTATCATCTGTATTCATAGCAAATATAGGTTTCGTATTATCATCTCTTTTAAAATTAGTTGAGCCTAATACATAATACGATAATCCTGCAAAAGGTTTTACTATATAGCCCTTTTTCATTAAAAAGGCATAACCATAAGTTGCATTTAACTCTACATTAGAAAGAGTATAAGCATATCCATCACCAAAGAGATTAAGTAAATCAAAGTTAGGAATTTGTGATCCTTGTCTCTCGTTTGTAAAGCTAAAGGCAGTATTAAGCGTTACATCTATCTCATGGTTTTCAATGAAAGTCCTTGTATAGATTCCAGCAAACACATTATTTGAGTTATTTGAAGTAAAGCCATTATTATTTCCATTAAATGTGCCATAGCCATAACCACCATACGCACCAAATGCAGTTTGGAGTTTATCTACAAAATAATCATATCCTGCATTAAAGCCATAAAGTTGGGCTGTCCCTGTTTTTGAGAAGTTAAGATTCCCTAGCATATTAACCCAAGCATGATTTGGATATTCTTCTCTATTATTAAATCTCATGATTAAATCTGCTAAGGTATCAAACCATACTTCATTTGAATTGTTATCAGTTGTTATATCACTTTGTATATCTGTTACTCCATTGTTTGCATTTTGTGTGTTTTGCATAGCATATTGTGTATTATTTTGCACCCCATGCCCTATGTCCGTTTGTATATCTGTTGCCCCTTTAGGATTTGAGCTACTTGCTAGAGTAGCTACACTGCTTCTATAAACTGCATTACTATTTGTATTACCACTTACTATATTATTAATAGCTGCTATTCTTGTGTTTGTATTAGAATCTAGACTTGCTAGTTTTAGTTTCTCTGCTTCCCTCAACGCTGCTTCTAAATTCTTTTGATAGTTCTGCATAGCAATATAGCTACTAGCACTCCCATGAATGCTAGCTACTCTTGCTAGACGATTTAGCTTTGCACTCTCCATTGATAGTGTAAGTGTATGAAGTGTTGATGCTTTATTCTCTAGGTTTGAGACATGATCTATTGCTGTATCTAGAGTCCTTCCTACTTCTAGGAAATAATCTAGATTTCTTGAAGCAGCTAGAGTTTGGTCTAGGTTTATTAAAAACACAAGTGAAGATTTATCATCATAGAATAGATTTTTTAGAATCTCATAGCTATTTGCACTCTCTTTTTTAATAGCATTTATCCATGAGTTATTCCCACCTGCTTCCATATACAAGGCACAATCAAATGTGCTAGATTCTGCATTACATAAAGGCTTTTCTGTATTGCCTTCTATAAAGTTATTAATATCTACTTTATTGATTTTAAAGCCTATCTCTTTATCTGTTACCACTTTTTCTATATCGATATATTTACCATCTATGCTACCACCTTTATAAGTGAGTGAAAAGCTATTTTTCATCTTTTGCTGTGCGTAGTCATAGCCTCTGTCTGCTTCAGTAGCATTCTTATCATTACCAAAGCCGCAATAACCATCTTTCTTGCATTCTTCTTGTTTATCTTGCTGGCTTGGCTTTTGTATGAGATTGCCTTCATTATCAGTAGAGCCTATGCCATTTTCTACTACATTGCCATTAGAATCTGTTTGGGCTTTATCCATATCCCATGGATTATCTTTGCCATTTGTTGTGAAGTCGGTTTCTTGTTTTGTATTGCCATTGCTTCCTGTTTGGCAGTTATTGTTCTTGCAACCGCTGTTGCCGTCTTTATGTGTTGTGCTTATGGTTGTTTTATCTTTGTCTTTTTCAAAAGTAGTCGTATAATCCCCTTGTGTGTAGGTGTAGCTTATGGATTCTGCTGTGATTAATTTGTATTCTACACCTTTGTCGCCTTTGTTATTAAGCTGACTGCTTATACTTGCTAAAGTCTTAGAATCTGCTATATCTGCTTGTAATGCCCCTGTGCTTCCGGGTGATATATCAAGTGTTGCTTTGCCTTTGATATTCATACTTGCATTTTTTATTTCATTATTAGAATCATTTGGATTTGCTTGAATGCTAAAAAGGATTTTACCTTTGTTATTAAAGTTTCCTGTTACTTCTATATGTCCATTTGCTCCCATATCTATTGTATTGTAGTTATTGAGATTACCTGTGAGATAGAGTGTCGGTTTATTTCCATCTACAAAGCCATCATCTATGAGAATCTTTCCATAGTTATTTAATGCACCTTTTGTGAGTTCGGTTTGCTCTATTAAGATATTACCACCATTTGCAACTTGTCCTGTGCTATTTGTAATATTTTCATTTGTCATAATATCTGGTAAGACTAGATAATGTTTGCCATCACTTGTTGTGATATATGTGCCACTTGCGTTTTTGTAATCTGTTGTATTGCCATTACTTCCATTTGCTTCAGCTTTTTTAATGAGTTCGGCTATCTCACTTCCACTCATATTTTTTAAATCTTTAGAATCTACGCTTACATTTAGGTATTTGTCAAACTTTTGGTCTATGTTTTCGCCATTAGCATTTAGCTCAATTCTCATAACACCACTATGTTTGCTCGAGTCTTTTAAGTGTAAAAGCTCATTGACATTTAGGGCGTTAGCCGTGATTTTTGAAGCGCCGTTTGTGATAGCAGTTTGCCCTTTTTGTGAAACTATTGTATTAAAGATTCCATTTTTAATATTAACTTCAGCTTCTTTGATTTTCATTTCATTAACATTGACATGCTTAATCTCACCCATACGCACAAATGAAGTCGGTCTCGCATCGATGAAGTTAAAGTTTAGAATCTCACCGCCACCATTGAATCTAATATCTGCTCCATCTGCAAAGTCGCTTGTGCCTATCTCCATTGATAGATAGTTGATGAAACTTTTACCGATATTTTGATCTACTACAGAGTAAGAGTTACTTTTATAGACAATAAAATTATTCACATGAAAATCTTTTGCTTGTAGCGTGCCTGTGCGTATAGAGAAAGTATCGATAAATTTTGTGCCGCTAACCCCTGTTAAATCAAGCGTAGAATTGCTTCCAGCTGTTGGCAAACCTATAGCTTCTATGTTGCCACCATAGAAGTTTTTACCATCTATCTTAAGAAAGTTTAGCGGACGGATACCTAAACCACCTGTGCAGGCATTGCCACAACCAGCTGCATTTTTTACTATTACATCGCCGTTACTAGATTTAAGCTCGACATGCCCTTGACTCCCAGCTATACCATCTGTTGCAAACTGAATATTTCCTACAACAAGTTTATTATCCACATTGACATGTATCCAGCTACCGCCAGTATAGTTTTGGTGGTGTATGTTTTCTATATTGACTTCACTAGCCTGTTTTACTTCTAGTTCAGCGGCAAAACCTTTGCCAAGCGGTTGGTAAGGATTTGTGAGTGTTGTAATGTTTAACTTACCGCTAATAGTAGCAGTAAGCTTTTTTTGTGTTGAACCAAAGATTGTTGATGGACCTTTGAAATTTAACTCTTTGATCGTCGCATTAGTCGCATTTAAGGTGCTACTGCCATCATCTATTGTTACAGAATCTGAACTAAAATCTTGCCCTCCATTTCCTAGACTTTGGCGAAAACCTGCCCCATGTGCTAGATCTTGTGTTGGTGTGAATCTACCATTTACAATATCACCTGACATATTAAGTTCTTTTGAGCGAAAGCTAGAGTTTGTGATATTAAGTGAGTGTGTTGTAAGTTCTGTATAATTTGCTTTTATTAAATCAAGTGTGCCATTTGTGATATTGACCGACCCAAAGTTTAGCTTTGAGTTTTTTGCGGTGATATTTATCTGTCCACCACTCATACTTATATTTGTATTATCTATAGTTAGATTCTCTGTTTTTTCATTGCCGATATTAATGCCACCGCCATTGATATTTTCTATATTGAATTGTGAATTTTTTATATCGATTTCTTTGCCATTTAAAGCAGTAGTTGAATTTTGTGTGCCTGCACGATTTACACTGATATTTGCCCCATCTAATGTGAGATTATTGCTTGCATTAAAAGTAAGATTTGCCCCGCCACCTGTCCTTGCTGCATTACCAGAACCTAATGTACCTGTAATATAGACTTCTTTTGCGTTGAAAGTAGCATTAATAAACCCTACATCACCGCCACGACCAAACCAATGTCCGTTACTTGTTGGACTTTTTGAAGTGTTGCCAATGATTAATGTACCATTTTCATAACTTTGTGTAAAATCTCTACCCCATGCCAAACCAGTGTATGTTGTCCCCATATTGTTACTATAAAATGTATCGCTTGAGCTATCATTTTTGCTATTTAGATTATAAATATCGCCTTGAATATCCCCAGCATATACACAATGACTCACGCTAAGCAAAATCCCACTTAATATATATGCTTTCACTCTCATAGCTTGCCCCTTTTACTCGCTCTTTCTAAATTGAATATTTGCAATAGCAAATAAATATTGCGTGGAATTTTAACAAAAAAAAAAAACAAATTCAAGCAGATTTTGTAAAAGGTAGGTAAAAGTTACGAGTTTTATAGAATCTGTGTGGATTTTGTATATATTTTACACTTTTTTGATATGTTGTAGTGATTTGAGAGATTGCGTTGTGTGGTTTCTGGAATCTTGTCATGTTGAGTTGAAAAAAGATATTTCGACTTCGTCTCAATATGACAAAAATGGGTTTTATATTAGATTTTTCGCTACGCTCAAAATGACAAGTATGGAATCAAATCTAGTAGCACATACAAATTAGCTATAAAACTAGGCTGAATTGCATATACACTCTATTGCAATTTTATAGAATTTTAAAGTTATTAATGCAATCAAATAACATAGAAAGTGTAATCAAAAATCTAAAAGATTTAGAATCTAGCTTAA
Proteins encoded:
- a CDS encoding vacuolating cytotoxin domain-containing protein codes for the protein MRVKAYILSGILLSVSHCVYAGDIQGDIYNLNSKNDSSSDTFYSNNMGTTYTGLAWGRDFTQSYENGTLIIGNTSKSPTSNGHWFGRGGDVGFINATFNAKEVYITGTLGSGNAARTGGGANLTFNASNNLTLDGANISVNRAGTQNSTTALNGKEIDIKNSQFNIENINGGGINIGNEKTENLTIDNTNISMSGGQINITAKNSKLNFGSVNITNGTLDLIKANYTELTTHSLNITNSSFRSKELNMSGDIVNGRFTPTQDLAHGAGFRQSLGNGGQDFSSDSVTIDDGSSTLNATNATIKELNFKGPSTIFGSTQKKLTATISGKLNITTLTNPYQPLGKGFAAELEVKQASEVNIENIHHQNYTGGSWIHVNVDNKLVVGNIQFATDGIAGSQGHVELKSSNGDVIVKNAAGCGNACTGGLGIRPLNFLKIDGKNFYGGNIEAIGLPTAGSNSTLDLTGVSGTKFIDTFSIRTGTLQAKDFHVNNFIVYKSNSYSVVDQNIGKSFINYLSMEIGTSDFADGADIRFNGGGEILNFNFIDARPTSFVRMGEIKHVNVNEMKIKEAEVNIKNGIFNTIVSQKGQTAITNGASKITANALNVNELLHLKDSSKHSGVMRIELNANGENIDQKFDKYLNVSVDSKDLKNMSGSEIAELIKKAEANGSNGNTTDYKNASGTYITTSDGKHYLVLPDIMTNENITNSTGQVANGGNILIEQTELTKGALNNYGKILIDDGFVDGNKPTLYLTGNLNNYNTIDMGANGHIEVTGNFNNKGKILFSIQANPNDSNNEIKNASMNIKGKATLDISPGSTGALQADIADSKTLASISSQLNNKGDKGVEYKLITAESISYTYTQGDYTTTFEKDKDKTTISTTHKDGNSGCKNNNCQTGSNGNTKQETDFTTNGKDNPWDMDKAQTDSNGNVVENGIGSTDNEGNLIQKPSQQDKQEECKKDGYCGFGNDKNATEADRGYDYAQQKMKNSFSLTYKGGSIDGKYIDIEKVVTDKEIGFKINKVDINNFIEGNTEKPLCNAESSTFDCALYMEAGGNNSWINAIKKESANSYEILKNLFYDDKSSLVFLINLDQTLAASRNLDYFLEVGRTLDTAIDHVSNLENKASTLHTLTLSMESAKLNRLARVASIHGSASSYIAMQNYQKNLEAALREAEKLKLASLDSNTNTRIAAINNIVSGNTNSNAVYRSSVATLASSSNPKGATDIQTDIGHGVQNNTQYAMQNTQNANNGVTDIQSDITTDNNSNEVWFDTLADLIMRFNNREEYPNHAWVNMLGNLNFSKTGTAQLYGFNAGYDYFVDKLQTAFGAYGGYGYGTFNGNNNGFTSNNSNNVFAGIYTRTFIENHEIDVTLNTAFSFTNERQGSQIPNFDLLNLFGDGYAYTLSNVELNATYGYAFLMKKGYIVKPFAGLSYYVLGSTNFKRDDNTKPIFAMNTDDNIRQTISVNIGIDGRKYFANQSYIFIVAQLKQDAIILQNNVDSSGTTTTSIGNIGDSVNNFNMRYKAQGYKSYVFLTGGGEYSFGRWYLNGSLSLQSSVFDKNFGLGFNIGGRVVF